In one Ananas comosus cultivar F153 linkage group 12, ASM154086v1, whole genome shotgun sequence genomic region, the following are encoded:
- the LOC109718204 gene encoding uncharacterized protein LOC109718204 isoform X1 has product MPQVVKVKLMSPRSDRCSQVGHRRPVTRFSVSPSSFSDLPNTKSMCHIYASRRNGSMYKRKNLGKNTITLLLEESTSRGASCDIERASVVSSSAPMKEFHGSQTLVDSGKSHQEVPFMAANSQIEQIANNGENNVSNDRRSSPKANAELRSSVVEKVDSKTKEPFEGFASTRELCIHVLKSSGLLPEERARENCDSIDDQCEIDYEKSLKCIKCGVSECSSKMLICDLCEEAFHLSCCNRRGKKLPVDEWYCQVCFRKKPKHLRAKLLKPKDELDGNRNQVSRRGIRPIALMLKDTQPYTTGVRIGKDFQVEVLEWNGLITDTHDCLGEPSEVDPAEFSNISDLKSDSKVKSGMINNWIQCREKIVSSETDKEMVCGKWRRAPLFAVQTDDWDCSCAIPWDPTHADCVVPQELETDEVLKQLKYIKKLRCRLSNKKKKSNQI; this is encoded by the exons ATG CCACAGGTGGTGAAAGTTAAATTGATGTCTCCAAGAAGTGATAGATGTTCCCAGGTTGGTCATAGAAGACCTGTTACCAGATTTTCAGTTTCGCCGTCAAGCTTCTCTGATTTGCCAAATACTAAAAGCATGTGCCATATCTATGCATCTAGAAGGAATGGCTCTATGTACAAAAGGAAGAACTTGGGTAAGAACACAATCACTCTCTTGCTCGAAGAAAGTACAAGCAGAGGTGCTAGCTGTGATATCGAGAGAGCGTCTGTTGTCTCCTCAAGTGCTCCTATGAAAGAGTTTCACGGATCTCAAACCTTGGTAGATAGTGGAAAAAGTCATCAGGAAGTGCCGTTCATGGCTGCAAACTCGCAGATTGAACAGATTGCAAACAACGGGGAAAACAATGTCAGTAATGATAGGCGGTCATCGCCGAAAGCTAATGCGGAACTTCGATCATCTGTGGTTGAGAAAGTAGATAGTAAGACGAAAGAACCATTTGAAGGATTCGCATCAACAAGGGAACTCTGCATTCATGTCCTCAAAAGTAGTGGACTCCTCCCGGAAGAACGGGCTCGAGAAAATTGTGATTCTATAGATGACCAATGTGAAATTGACTATGAGAAATCGTTAAAATGCATAAAATGTGGGGTTTCGGAATGCTCGTCAAAGATGCTGATCTGCGATCTTTGCGAGGAGGCATTTCATTTATCTTGCTGCAATCGTAGAGGAAAGAAATTGCCAGTCGATGAGTGGTACTGCCAAgtttgttttagaaaaaaaccTAAGCACTTACGCGCGAAACTTTTAAAACCCAAAGACGAACTAGATGGAAACAGGAATCAAGTATCTCGAAGGGGTATACGTCCTATTGCTTTAATGTTGAAAGATACTCAGCCATATACAACTGGGGTTCGAATTGGGAAAGATTTCCAAGTAGAAGTTCTGGAATGGAATGGTCTAATCACAGA TACTCATGATTGTCTCGGTGAGCCCTCTGAAGTTGATCCTGCTGAATTCAGTAACATTTCC GATTTGAAGAGTGACAGTAAGGTCAAATCAGGGATGATAAATAACTGGATCCAATGTCGAGAAAAGATTGTCTCAAGCGAAACTGACAAAGAAATGGTTTGTGGAAAGTGGCGCAG GGCACCTCTTTTTGCCGTTCAAACTGACGATTGGGATTGTTCATGTGCCATTCCTTGGGATCCGACCCATGCTGATTGTGTTGTTCCTCAG GAGTTGGAGACAGATGAGGTTCTTAAGCagctgaaatatataaaaaag CTCCGGTGTCGTCTtagcaataaaaagaagaaatcaaaCCAAATATAG
- the LOC109718204 gene encoding uncharacterized protein LOC109718204 isoform X2, whose amino-acid sequence MPQVVKVKLMSPRSDRCSQVGHRRPVTRFSVSPSSFSDLPNTKSMCHIYASRRNGSMYKRKNLGKNTITLLLEESTSRGASCDIERASVVSSSAPMKEFHGSQTLVDSGKSHQEVPFMAANSQIEQIANNGENNVSNDRRSSPKANAELRSSVVEKVDSKTKEPFEGFASTRELCIHVLKSSGLLPEERARENCDSIDDQCEIDYEKSLKCIKCGVSECSSKMLICDLCEEAFHLSCCNRRGKKLPVDEWYCQVCFRKKPKHLRAKLLKPKDELDGNRNQVSRRGIRPIALMLKDTQPYTTGVRIGKDFQVEVLEWNGLITEAPLFAVQTDDWDCSCAIPWDPTHADCVVPQELETDEVLKQLKYIKKLRCRLSNKKKKSNQI is encoded by the exons ATG CCACAGGTGGTGAAAGTTAAATTGATGTCTCCAAGAAGTGATAGATGTTCCCAGGTTGGTCATAGAAGACCTGTTACCAGATTTTCAGTTTCGCCGTCAAGCTTCTCTGATTTGCCAAATACTAAAAGCATGTGCCATATCTATGCATCTAGAAGGAATGGCTCTATGTACAAAAGGAAGAACTTGGGTAAGAACACAATCACTCTCTTGCTCGAAGAAAGTACAAGCAGAGGTGCTAGCTGTGATATCGAGAGAGCGTCTGTTGTCTCCTCAAGTGCTCCTATGAAAGAGTTTCACGGATCTCAAACCTTGGTAGATAGTGGAAAAAGTCATCAGGAAGTGCCGTTCATGGCTGCAAACTCGCAGATTGAACAGATTGCAAACAACGGGGAAAACAATGTCAGTAATGATAGGCGGTCATCGCCGAAAGCTAATGCGGAACTTCGATCATCTGTGGTTGAGAAAGTAGATAGTAAGACGAAAGAACCATTTGAAGGATTCGCATCAACAAGGGAACTCTGCATTCATGTCCTCAAAAGTAGTGGACTCCTCCCGGAAGAACGGGCTCGAGAAAATTGTGATTCTATAGATGACCAATGTGAAATTGACTATGAGAAATCGTTAAAATGCATAAAATGTGGGGTTTCGGAATGCTCGTCAAAGATGCTGATCTGCGATCTTTGCGAGGAGGCATTTCATTTATCTTGCTGCAATCGTAGAGGAAAGAAATTGCCAGTCGATGAGTGGTACTGCCAAgtttgttttagaaaaaaaccTAAGCACTTACGCGCGAAACTTTTAAAACCCAAAGACGAACTAGATGGAAACAGGAATCAAGTATCTCGAAGGGGTATACGTCCTATTGCTTTAATGTTGAAAGATACTCAGCCATATACAACTGGGGTTCGAATTGGGAAAGATTTCCAAGTAGAAGTTCTGGAATGGAATGGTCTAATCACAGA GGCACCTCTTTTTGCCGTTCAAACTGACGATTGGGATTGTTCATGTGCCATTCCTTGGGATCCGACCCATGCTGATTGTGTTGTTCCTCAG GAGTTGGAGACAGATGAGGTTCTTAAGCagctgaaatatataaaaaag CTCCGGTGTCGTCTtagcaataaaaagaagaaatcaaaCCAAATATAG